One genomic region from Silvibacterium dinghuense encodes:
- a CDS encoding carbohydrate-binding protein, with protein sequence MLLLAAGAAGRAQTVSVVQTNADQSALLAPQPSLTFEPGTGTQMAIDVDDTVRYQTLDGVGASFTDSAAYLVWNKLTAAQRTALMQDLFGTGGIHLSFLRQPMGATDLALSNYTYDDLAAGDTDPQMTQFSIAHDEAYIIPTIRAAFAVNPQIKVLALPWSPPAWMKTSQSTGGGTLETQYFPALAKYFTKFVQAYEKDGVPINYVAVQNEPLYETTGYPTMFMAENDEATFISQYLGPALLAQRFKNQGWNFAGQHQDAADATPGILGYEHNWDNPLYPELLLRDPSVRPWLAGVSFHCYAGSVSDAQNAIHDLDHGAPVWFTECTGGSYAPNFATNLPNMVESDVIDVLRNWGKSVTLWNMALDQNGGPTVQNGCTDCRGVVTIDTSTSPATVERNVEYYVLGHLSKYVQAGAYRISSNTFGSGSVEDVAFKNPDGSIAVVVLNAASEASTFTLNWRSQNVTYTLPAGAVATFTWQGYPGSTFGVTAGPDAQTVAPGDNTGFVVDVDHYGHSLGHVRLDLGSLPSGVWGRLEPQLFASSNGMAQHYALQLDTTSGASAGIYPVTVTGVQGNTQRSSTVQLTVGSPETPYGGSAWPIPGVIQAENFDNGGKGVAYFNLATTDQGGASYRPSETVGIEVTSDTGGGYDVGYTAEGQWLKYTVNVATTGFYSLQTRVASLGDGGYWHAEFDGRNVTGNQYTPATNGWQTWETMYSPVFRLAAGQHVMKIVFDGNGPTGGMGNFNWFAVEPVTASTPYGGTPAAVPGTIQAENFDVGGKGVAYWNGNTSNNGGDNYRPGETVYIEACSDTGGGADVGSTNPGDWLNYTVNIERAGRYTLHVRVATDVGGGVFHLAVDGHDVSGPITVPETEGWQTWQTLDVPNIQLLGGTHTLQLVMDTGGYYNTIANFNWFSLD encoded by the coding sequence GTGCTTCTTCTGGCGGCCGGTGCGGCGGGAAGGGCGCAGACGGTCAGCGTGGTGCAGACGAATGCGGACCAGTCGGCGCTGCTGGCGCCGCAACCCTCGCTCACTTTTGAGCCGGGGACGGGCACGCAGATGGCCATCGACGTGGATGATACGGTGCGCTACCAGACGCTCGATGGCGTGGGTGCTTCGTTCACCGATTCGGCGGCGTACCTGGTGTGGAACAAGCTGACGGCCGCGCAGCGTACCGCGCTGATGCAGGATCTCTTCGGTACCGGCGGCATTCATCTGAGTTTTCTGCGCCAGCCGATGGGTGCGACCGACCTGGCGTTGAGCAATTACACGTATGACGACCTGGCTGCGGGAGATACAGACCCGCAGATGACGCAGTTTTCCATTGCGCATGATGAGGCGTACATCATCCCGACGATCCGGGCGGCGTTTGCGGTGAATCCGCAGATCAAGGTGCTGGCGCTGCCATGGTCGCCTCCGGCATGGATGAAGACCAGCCAGTCGACCGGTGGAGGGACGCTCGAGACGCAGTATTTTCCGGCGCTGGCGAAGTACTTCACGAAGTTTGTGCAGGCGTACGAGAAGGACGGTGTGCCGATCAACTATGTTGCGGTGCAGAACGAGCCGCTGTATGAGACGACGGGCTATCCGACGATGTTCATGGCGGAGAATGACGAGGCTACATTCATCAGCCAGTATCTTGGCCCCGCGCTTCTGGCGCAGCGCTTCAAGAACCAGGGATGGAATTTTGCCGGGCAGCACCAGGATGCTGCCGATGCGACGCCGGGCATTCTGGGCTACGAGCATAACTGGGATAATCCGCTCTATCCCGAATTGCTTTTGCGCGATCCCTCGGTGCGGCCATGGCTGGCCGGTGTTTCGTTCCACTGCTATGCAGGCTCGGTCTCGGATGCGCAGAATGCGATTCATGACTTAGATCATGGCGCGCCGGTGTGGTTCACCGAGTGCACGGGCGGATCGTATGCGCCAAACTTCGCGACCAACCTGCCGAATATGGTCGAGAGCGATGTGATCGACGTGCTGCGCAACTGGGGCAAGAGCGTGACGCTGTGGAATATGGCGCTCGATCAGAACGGCGGCCCCACGGTGCAGAACGGCTGCACGGACTGCCGCGGCGTGGTGACGATTGATACCAGCACATCGCCGGCGACGGTGGAGCGCAACGTGGAGTACTACGTGCTCGGGCATCTCTCGAAGTACGTGCAGGCAGGGGCATACCGCATCTCTTCCAACACCTTCGGCTCGGGCAGTGTGGAGGATGTGGCCTTCAAGAATCCGGATGGCTCGATTGCGGTGGTTGTGCTGAATGCGGCGTCGGAGGCGAGCACGTTTACTCTCAACTGGCGCAGCCAGAATGTGACGTACACGCTGCCGGCCGGCGCGGTCGCGACCTTTACCTGGCAGGGTTATCCGGGATCAACCTTTGGTGTGACGGCCGGGCCGGATGCGCAGACGGTGGCTCCGGGCGACAACACGGGTTTCGTCGTAGACGTGGATCATTACGGGCACAGTCTCGGCCATGTGCGTCTCGATCTTGGCAGCCTGCCTTCGGGTGTATGGGGACGGCTGGAGCCACAGCTGTTCGCTTCATCGAACGGGATGGCGCAGCACTACGCATTGCAGCTGGATACGACATCGGGCGCGAGCGCAGGGATATATCCGGTGACGGTGACGGGTGTGCAGGGCAATACACAGCGGAGCTCGACGGTGCAGCTGACGGTGGGCTCTCCGGAGACGCCGTATGGCGGTTCGGCATGGCCGATTCCGGGAGTGATCCAGGCGGAGAACTTCGACAACGGCGGCAAGGGCGTGGCGTACTTCAACCTGGCGACGACCGATCAAGGCGGTGCGAGTTACCGGCCGAGCGAGACGGTGGGCATCGAGGTGACGAGCGACACGGGCGGCGGCTACGACGTGGGCTATACGGCGGAAGGGCAGTGGCTGAAGTATACGGTGAACGTGGCCACGACCGGGTTTTATAGCCTGCAGACGCGTGTGGCTTCGCTCGGTGACGGCGGCTACTGGCATGCGGAGTTCGACGGCCGCAATGTAACGGGTAACCAGTACACCCCGGCAACGAATGGATGGCAGACATGGGAGACGATGTATAGCCCGGTCTTCCGGCTGGCGGCAGGGCAGCACGTGATGAAGATCGTCTTCGACGGCAATGGGCCCACCGGCGGGATGGGGAACTTCAACTGGTTTGCCGTGGAGCCGGTTACGGCATCCACGCCGTACGGCGGCACGCCTGCAGCGGTGCCGGGCACGATCCAGGCAGAGAACTTCGATGTGGGCGGCAAGGGCGTTGCGTACTGGAACGGCAATACAAGTAACAATGGCGGTGACAATTATCGGCCGGGTGAGACGGTGTACATCGAAGCGTGCTCGGATACCGGCGGCGGCGCGGATGTGGGATCGACAAATCCGGGCGACTGGCTGAATTACACCGTGAACATCGAACGCGCCGGGCGCTACACGCTGCATGTGCGGGTAGCGACGGATGTCGGCGGCGGTGTCTTTCACCTGGCGGTGGATGGGCATGATGTGAGCGGGCCGATCACGGTGCCGGAGACCGAAGGCTGGCAGACGTGGCAGACGCTCGATGTACCGAATATCCAGCTGCTGGGAGGCACGCACACGCTGCAACTGGTGATGGATACGGGCGGTTATTACAACACGATCGCCAACTTTAACTGGTTCTCGCTGGACTAG
- a CDS encoding RNase A-like domain-containing protein: MAEVDDGLTIVLSPAQLAAVLQAGQLENHQRLVNRLWGGAQLVFSALQIVGGGAMFLVPEPTMLTKVGGGVLIAHGADSGQAAVRQLWTGEETEDFTQMAGEKLAHSLGASDQAAHWAGVGLDVAVPLAVSLVLGAERILAVRAGRISLAEEELAGGHTIREHINRTETDLRDRLVKQPKIPAATTWSSVRVAEDVISDTIRTNKQTIEQWAMAGGKGNLRLVYSGSSPVGEGVIRATGKLETMTKARIILKRTQVAGRVWFVLTAFPEP, encoded by the coding sequence ATGGCGGAAGTCGATGACGGTCTGACGATCGTTCTCTCGCCGGCCCAACTGGCAGCGGTATTGCAGGCAGGGCAGCTGGAAAATCACCAGCGGCTTGTGAACCGTTTGTGGGGCGGCGCGCAGCTTGTTTTCAGCGCATTGCAGATTGTCGGCGGGGGCGCGATGTTTCTCGTTCCGGAACCGACGATGCTGACCAAGGTCGGTGGCGGGGTTTTGATTGCCCATGGCGCCGACAGCGGGCAGGCCGCAGTGCGCCAGCTCTGGACTGGCGAGGAGACAGAAGACTTCACCCAGATGGCGGGTGAGAAGCTTGCTCATAGCCTGGGTGCATCCGACCAGGCTGCACACTGGGCCGGTGTAGGGCTCGATGTCGCGGTGCCGCTGGCTGTCTCGCTGGTCCTCGGTGCCGAGCGCATCCTGGCGGTGCGCGCAGGCCGCATCTCCCTTGCCGAGGAAGAGCTTGCCGGGGGCCATACCATTCGCGAGCACATCAACCGAACGGAAACAGACCTGCGCGACCGCTTGGTCAAGCAGCCGAAGATTCCAGCCGCGACCACATGGTCCTCTGTCCGAGTTGCCGAGGATGTGATCTCTGACACGATTCGCACCAACAAGCAGACGATTGAGCAGTGGGCGATGGCGGGCGGTAAAGGGAACTTGCGGCTTGTCTACTCGGGCTCGTCACCGGTGGGCGAAGGCGTGATTCGGGCGACAGGAAAGCTGGAAACCATGACGAAGGCACGCATTATCCTGAAACGAACCCAGGTGGCAGGCCGCGTCTGGTTTGTGCTGACAGCCTTCCCGGAGCCATAG
- a CDS encoding glycoside hydrolase family 88/105 protein codes for MIGKLLTRTSLCLVLAATSLQAQSPATRQAEPGDAPADPGPLAARLSPAIKPAAIEAAMRKVADWQAHRMADTPSQDWTFATLYLGLLSASRTLHDPAYRDLVLGVADHYAWTLGPRKQHADDQAIGQSYLALYREHPDPTRIAPMRAQFDEVMQIPDDPAKPGWWWCDALFMAPPAWAELSEVTHDSRYLDYMHHQWQRTSDLLWDPQEHLFSRDATYLDKHEKNGRKLFWSRGNGWVMGGLAQMLEHLPANDPHRAFYVEKFREMADTVAKIQSPDGLWRPGLLDAADYPEPEISGSAFFVYAITWGVNHGILDRARFEPVAKRGWAGLLQHIYADGRLGDIQPIGAAPGAYTPGASYVYGIGAFLLAGSELDHMARTR; via the coding sequence ATGATCGGAAAACTGCTGACCCGCACCAGCCTCTGCCTCGTACTCGCTGCCACCAGCCTGCAGGCGCAAAGCCCGGCCACGCGCCAGGCCGAACCCGGCGACGCTCCCGCCGATCCCGGCCCACTCGCTGCCCGGCTTTCGCCCGCAATCAAGCCTGCAGCGATTGAGGCCGCGATGCGCAAGGTTGCCGACTGGCAGGCGCACCGCATGGCCGACACCCCGAGTCAGGACTGGACCTTCGCCACGCTCTACCTCGGCCTGCTCTCTGCCTCGCGTACCCTGCACGATCCCGCCTATCGCGACCTGGTGCTCGGCGTCGCCGATCACTACGCATGGACGCTCGGCCCCCGCAAGCAGCATGCCGACGATCAGGCCATCGGACAGTCCTATCTCGCGCTCTATCGCGAGCATCCCGATCCAACGCGCATCGCACCCATGCGCGCCCAGTTCGATGAAGTCATGCAGATTCCCGACGACCCGGCCAAGCCCGGCTGGTGGTGGTGCGATGCGCTCTTCATGGCGCCGCCCGCCTGGGCCGAACTCTCCGAGGTCACGCACGATTCCAGATATCTCGATTACATGCACCACCAGTGGCAGCGAACCTCAGACCTGCTCTGGGACCCGCAGGAGCATCTTTTCTCCCGCGACGCGACCTATCTCGACAAGCACGAGAAGAACGGCCGCAAGCTCTTCTGGTCGCGCGGCAACGGATGGGTGATGGGAGGTCTCGCGCAGATGCTCGAACACCTTCCGGCCAACGATCCTCACCGCGCCTTCTACGTCGAAAAGTTCCGTGAGATGGCCGATACCGTGGCTAAAATTCAGAGCCCCGACGGCCTCTGGCGCCCCGGCCTGCTGGACGCGGCCGACTACCCTGAGCCGGAAATCTCAGGCTCGGCCTTCTTCGTCTACGCCATCACCTGGGGTGTGAACCACGGCATCCTCGACCGCGCGCGCTTTGAGCCCGTCGCCAAGCGCGGCTGGGCCGGGCTGCTGCAGCACATCTATGCAGACGGCCGTCTCGGCGACATTCAGCCCATCGGAGCCGCACCCGGCGCATACACACCCGGCGCCAGCTACGTCTACGGCATAGGAGCCTTCCTGCTCGCCGGCTCCGAGCTCGACCACATGGCGCGTACACGCTGA
- a CDS encoding signal protein has product MRTLRILALCSVVSTGMLFAQTAATPAPAASTHAAKATAAAPAPDAAAIADAKSKGLVWVNLNTKVYHQSSAKQYGATKNGKFMTEADAKAAGYRAAKDGGAKAAKPAAGK; this is encoded by the coding sequence ATGAGAACGCTTCGTATCCTCGCCCTGTGCTCGGTGGTTTCCACCGGCATGCTGTTCGCCCAGACCGCCGCTACACCCGCTCCCGCAGCTTCCACGCATGCTGCAAAGGCAACGGCCGCAGCGCCCGCTCCGGATGCCGCCGCAATTGCCGATGCGAAGTCGAAGGGACTGGTTTGGGTCAACCTGAATACCAAGGTGTATCACCAGTCGAGCGCCAAGCAGTATGGCGCGACCAAGAACGGCAAGTTCATGACGGAAGCCGATGCGAAGGCAGCCGGCTATCGTGCGGCGAAAGACGGCGGCGCCAAGGCGGCGAAGCCGGCGGCCGGCAAGTAG
- a CDS encoding EamA family transporter, translating to MRVRRLLAYAAIYFLWGGSFLGIREVVAVVPPFFAAAFRFFTAGVLLLGFALVTSRKDRAAGPFALSGREWRSVALLGLVLFVGDYACLFWAEQRIASGIASVIAATIPVWIFAGEVWLLRTQRLAAWPLAGIVLGFAGVVTLTWESTRGRALGSLVGMLVAVAGCLCWSLGTLLSRKLQLPASRVVSAGWQMAMGGAMLFALSAATGEWGHLPHAVGMRVVVAMAYLIGAASIVAFTAYVWLLGHEPMGRVASYAYVNPVVALALGATLAGERLAAVQIAGSALVVLGVFATLRGRRG from the coding sequence ATGCGGGTGCGCAGGCTGCTGGCCTATGCGGCAATCTACTTTTTGTGGGGCGGTTCGTTCCTTGGGATTCGCGAGGTGGTGGCGGTGGTGCCGCCGTTCTTCGCGGCTGCCTTTCGATTTTTCACCGCGGGTGTGCTGCTGCTCGGCTTCGCGCTGGTGACCTCGAGAAAAGACAGGGCTGCGGGGCCGTTCGCGTTGAGCGGGCGCGAGTGGCGGAGCGTGGCGCTGCTGGGGCTGGTGCTGTTCGTGGGCGATTATGCCTGCCTTTTCTGGGCGGAGCAGCGGATTGCTTCGGGCATCGCATCGGTGATCGCGGCGACGATCCCGGTGTGGATCTTTGCCGGCGAGGTATGGCTGCTGCGGACGCAGCGGCTGGCGGCGTGGCCGCTGGCGGGGATTGTGCTCGGCTTCGCCGGTGTCGTCACGCTGACGTGGGAATCCACACGGGGCAGGGCGCTGGGCTCTCTCGTCGGAATGCTGGTAGCCGTGGCGGGCTGCCTGTGCTGGTCTTTAGGGACGTTGCTGTCACGCAAGCTGCAACTGCCTGCGTCGCGCGTGGTGAGCGCGGGTTGGCAGATGGCGATGGGAGGAGCGATGCTGTTTGCGCTTTCCGCGGCAACGGGCGAGTGGGGGCATCTGCCGCATGCCGTCGGCATGCGCGTGGTGGTCGCAATGGCGTACCTGATCGGGGCGGCGTCCATTGTGGCGTTTACCGCCTATGTGTGGCTGCTGGGGCATGAGCCGATGGGACGCGTGGCCTCCTATGCGTATGTGAATCCGGTGGTGGCGCTGGCCTTGGGCGCGACGTTGGCAGGGGAGCGGCTGGCCGCGGTCCAGATTGCGGGCAGCGCGCTGGTGGTGCTGGGGGTGTTTGCGACGCTACGTGGGAGGCGGGGATAG
- a CDS encoding HNH endonuclease, which yields MIHARKQKSLAKCHTLSHAEGRGHDVGSTVSRARFNSAMQTPVLVLNASYEPINICGARRALVLVLKGVARTEEEQGATLHAARARMPMPSVIRLLEYRRIPHQTRALSRKNILLRDRNTCQYCGIVLHSSELTLDHVLPRSRGGTSTWENLVACCHSCNRRKGNQLLHELRDMKLMREPRPFSLHTSRHIMRMIGHSDQKWRKYLYY from the coding sequence ATGATTCACGCTCGCAAGCAAAAATCACTCGCCAAGTGCCACACGCTTTCACACGCCGAGGGCCGCGGTCATGATGTGGGGAGCACGGTATCCCGCGCGCGCTTCAACTCCGCCATGCAGACACCGGTGCTAGTGCTGAATGCTTCTTACGAGCCGATCAATATCTGCGGGGCGCGCCGCGCGCTGGTGCTGGTGCTGAAGGGCGTGGCGCGTACCGAAGAAGAGCAGGGCGCGACGCTGCATGCGGCGCGGGCGCGGATGCCGATGCCGTCGGTGATCCGGCTGCTTGAATACCGCCGCATTCCTCACCAGACGCGGGCCCTCTCGCGGAAAAACATCCTGCTGCGCGACCGCAATACCTGCCAGTACTGCGGCATCGTGCTGCACTCGTCGGAGCTTACGCTGGACCACGTGCTGCCGCGCTCGCGTGGAGGGACATCGACGTGGGAGAACCTGGTGGCCTGCTGCCACAGCTGCAATCGCCGGAAAGGGAACCAGTTACTTCACGAGTTAAGGGATATGAAGCTGATGCGCGAGCCGCGCCCATTCTCGCTGCACACCAGCCGGCACATCATGCGCATGATCGGCCACTCGGACCAGAAATGGCGGAAGTATCTGTACTACTAG
- a CDS encoding ComF family protein, producing MRPLLHLLKYEGMEPVAVRMGDAVAARLAGETGLPARMTVVPVPLDAGRMRQRGFNQAELLARGVVRGMARRRPEWEGRLAARALRRVRATQSLAGLSPSERRRVLRGAFFVAQPQRVEGQDVLLIDDIYTTGATARACAWALKRAGAATVWVATAARAQRRDGAIRYEEASAESDAPGGFREPTAEEMREDAVVWRGTVHSTRADRKGLCFGG from the coding sequence ATGCGTCCGCTGCTGCATCTGCTGAAGTATGAGGGGATGGAGCCGGTCGCGGTACGGATGGGCGATGCCGTGGCGGCGCGGCTGGCTGGAGAAACCGGGCTTCCTGCGCGCATGACGGTGGTTCCCGTGCCGCTCGATGCCGGGCGCATGCGGCAACGTGGTTTTAACCAGGCGGAGTTACTGGCGCGAGGCGTGGTGCGCGGGATGGCCCGGCGTCGTCCGGAGTGGGAAGGGAGGCTCGCTGCGAGAGCCCTGCGACGGGTCCGTGCGACTCAGAGCCTCGCGGGTCTGAGCCCATCCGAGCGCCGGCGCGTATTGCGCGGCGCTTTTTTTGTTGCCCAGCCGCAGCGGGTCGAGGGGCAGGATGTCCTGCTGATCGACGACATTTATACGACCGGGGCGACGGCACGGGCTTGTGCCTGGGCGCTGAAGCGCGCCGGCGCGGCGACGGTGTGGGTGGCAACGGCGGCGCGGGCGCAGCGGCGAGATGGCGCGATCCGGTACGAGGAAGCGTCGGCAGAGAGCGATGCACCGGGAGGTTTTCGTGAGCCGACGGCCGAAGAGATGCGGGAAGACGCGGTGGTGTGGCGGGGAACGGTCCACTCAACGCGTGCGGATAGAAAGGGGCTCTGCTTCGGAGGCTGA
- a CDS encoding contact-dependent growth inhibition system immunity protein: MTFTEKPGLQAPAEAEHYPHLDALLGGYFHQDFDLFGDTLAEILATYREDTSAEERAATRADIERFLGTYGPEAQAVNEALERIFKPGVIIEGWDGLNATQWLEEVARLLA, translated from the coding sequence ATGACCTTTACGGAAAAACCAGGCCTTCAGGCTCCCGCGGAAGCCGAACACTACCCTCATCTGGATGCGCTTCTCGGCGGCTACTTTCACCAGGACTTCGATCTCTTCGGGGATACGCTCGCGGAGATTCTGGCCACCTATCGGGAAGATACTTCTGCGGAGGAGCGTGCGGCCACGCGCGCGGATATCGAGCGATTTCTCGGAACCTACGGTCCAGAGGCGCAGGCCGTGAACGAAGCCCTGGAACGCATCTTCAAGCCGGGTGTCATCATCGAGGGCTGGGATGGGCTCAATGCCACACAGTGGCTGGAGGAAGTGGCGCGGCTGCTTGCCTGA
- a CDS encoding PP2C family protein-serine/threonine phosphatase, with translation MAPPPPQQSRADRFWKRVTEGMALSEMWKQFRRDATSSYRLYSKDVNATRGEGVSQSKHVASVLRQYFWAIVEKLTPARRVLLLVALVLIFLPGGEWQYETSHGEMKAFVLDFHFYGGLLMFALLVLEVGDRVVMKRDLQIAKEIQEWLLPAQPPAVPGAEIAFTTRPANTVAGDYYDVFARLREGAGEATYLIAVADVAGKSVPAAMLMATFQASLKTLSATYGPLTTLVERMNRYACSNSQNGRRFTTAFIAEYDPATRRLTYVNAGHNNPILRRRAGAIERLNAGGMPLGIMDGVPYASGEVMLEGGDLLVVFTDGLTEAEDLRQQEYGETRLEVMLHAGAMLPASTLLQTIMVDLDRFVGGAPQHDDVTCLLMKIL, from the coding sequence ATGGCGCCACCGCCTCCGCAGCAGTCGCGCGCCGACCGCTTCTGGAAGCGTGTGACCGAGGGCATGGCGCTCAGCGAGATGTGGAAGCAGTTCCGGCGCGATGCGACCTCGAGCTACCGGCTGTACTCGAAGGATGTGAATGCGACACGGGGTGAGGGCGTTTCGCAGAGCAAGCATGTGGCCTCGGTGCTGCGGCAGTATTTCTGGGCGATTGTCGAGAAGCTGACGCCGGCGCGGCGCGTGCTGCTGCTGGTGGCGCTGGTGCTCATTTTTCTGCCCGGCGGCGAGTGGCAGTATGAGACATCGCATGGCGAGATGAAGGCCTTCGTGCTCGACTTCCACTTTTACGGCGGCCTGCTGATGTTCGCGCTGCTGGTGCTGGAGGTGGGCGACCGCGTGGTGATGAAGCGCGACCTGCAGATTGCCAAGGAGATTCAGGAATGGCTGCTGCCGGCGCAGCCTCCGGCGGTGCCGGGCGCGGAGATCGCCTTTACCACGCGGCCTGCGAATACGGTGGCGGGGGATTATTACGATGTCTTCGCGCGGCTGCGCGAGGGAGCCGGCGAGGCGACGTATCTGATCGCCGTGGCCGACGTGGCAGGTAAGAGCGTGCCCGCGGCGATGCTGATGGCCACCTTCCAGGCGAGCTTGAAGACGCTGAGCGCTACATATGGTCCGTTGACGACGCTGGTGGAGCGGATGAATCGCTATGCGTGCAGCAACAGCCAGAACGGGCGGCGGTTCACGACGGCGTTTATCGCCGAGTATGACCCGGCAACGCGGCGGCTGACGTATGTGAATGCGGGGCACAACAACCCGATCCTGCGGCGACGGGCGGGAGCGATCGAACGGTTGAACGCGGGCGGGATGCCGCTCGGCATCATGGACGGCGTGCCGTATGCGTCGGGCGAGGTGATGCTCGAGGGAGGCGACCTGCTGGTGGTCTTTACCGATGGGCTCACCGAGGCCGAAGATCTGCGGCAGCAGGAGTATGGAGAGACGCGGCTGGAGGTGATGCTCCACGCGGGTGCGATGCTGCCGGCTTCGACGCTATTGCAGACGATCATGGTGGATCTGGACCGCTTTGTCGGCGGAGCTCCGCAGCATGACGATGTGACCTGCCTGCTGATGAAGATCCTGTAG